AAGAGAAACGATTATGAAGATACTGGAGGACAAGTCAGTAATAGCTTCAAGAAGAAGAATAGGAAGAAAAATCTCCACATTAGAATGAGTCATGCTGAGACTAGTAAAGAGTCTATACCATATACTTCAAACGTATAAGGATGTGTTGTCCAACGTCATTCTGGGTGCACAGACATTTCAGACAATGCAGATCTTCAGCTCCGTTGCTCATATTggccaaagaataaaaaaaatctaaatagaaCAAAAATATGCATCCAGATGATGTTCCTTTTGTATATTTTCTCCCAGTCTCATCTAAATGCAGCTGTCTGGCATGTCTAATACCAACAACTGAACTAATGTTTGCATGAATATATAAGTCCAAAATACATAATGCATGAGCTCTCTGCCATAATTTTCATATATGCAAACTCTACCTCTTCAGAATGCCTTTGCACTTTTTTCTGTACATTACATTGAGCTGAGTTTCCCTTTCATCTAATCTTACTTTGCTCACCAAGTCACCATCACTTCCAGGCAGAGGTGTAACtcgaagctcctggaccccaattcAAATCTATGATGGAGCTCCTGCCCACCTTGGGCCATTTACAGTACTGGTATATTTTTTGCAACAATGGGATGTTTGGGGCTCCTCAGGGTCTAGATCAGTAttgactgctacatctgcacccccTGTAACTATGCCCCTGCGCCAGGATCATTTGTATATATACATGCCATACCTTACGTATACAGTATTGCATTCTTATTTATGTGTACTGGTAGATTGCTTGAACATAAAATCATGGCTCGAAAAGAAcacagagacaccgagcacaggcTTATAGTGTAGCAAGTCACACAGATTTTATACAGATTAGACCAATATTTCTCAAATATCATGCCAGATTTGATGAATTTGGGGTAAATTATACCAATGCAGAGTCCAGAAAAACTGAATTCAACGTTTCCCCTTATAATAAATCTCTCCCTTTAAGTCTTTGTCAAAGTTTCTTGCTGGTACGATGTATAATGTATTGTTGCTTTCTAATTTTATTCCTACTTTTCTTCCATTGACTATCacttatttggaaaaaaaaataggactattgataaggtcaaagccgtgtttatgactaattgatcaataatcctgggtaactgtcattgTCCTAATTGATATGAGCCAAGGGCTAGGTAGGTATTGATACCAGATGCAAAATGTTGGTATTATCACCTCTCTTATCAGTGAGAGAGTGTGCACTGaggcactttttattaaaaacacgggggttaaatagtagcagagaaaggaagagagataacaacaacgtaagttctCATATTCATTTCTGATTGGTATGGTATATCtccatcaaacagaaaaagtttaagtagTTCCATATACAGTCAgatactcccggtcctgcgtggtaaccttggggagctgtcttctggcagctttgtttttcttgcacccatcctggatacagaccccatcttatcatataatattataccagtttcaagaaTAAGccactatatctagcattcaactttaaaggataacaatgtttttcatacgtTGCATGATTCTAATCTTCACACTATTATATGTTAGACATTCTGAGAATATGTGTTATATTATGTGAAATATGAGAAAACAAATAAAACCAGATGAAATAAGACGTAAAAGTAATAAGACAGGCATTATATAGATAAGTGTCACTCTCCCGAGTCTCTACAAGAGAGTGCAGAGAATAGCTCCTTCAAGTTGTGCTTCAGTTTTGGGTTaccataaataataaaaatggatTGTCCTGTGGGAAATGAGAGCAGAAACATTACACATATCCAGTATCCTTCACTTCTCTCAGGAAATATTTCTAGCGCACTTATGATTACAGCAATAATGACAAACAGGTAGAAGATCAGAAGACCGGTCATTGTCTGGACTGCGCTCCGATAATCCTTCACGTTGGAGTTGGCTAAAGTCCCATTATTCTTCTTCATCTGGCTGTTGTACATTCTGAGGACCcaagcgctggagagagttgtcAGAATGATTACCATGAAAGGCAGACCATTGAGAAACAAGGTGATACTTGTAAAGTAAAGTCTTTGTCTTCTCGTTTCTTGTGTTTCAACTTCAATCATAGTTGAGTTTTTTTCATCTGGACTTTGTAGTGATAGGAAACTTACAACTACAGATATAGTTTCAGCCATCAATATCAACTGTAAGATAAAGGAACCAATTTTATTCTTAATGTTCATGAGAACTCCAGGTCGGGAAGGTATGATCTTCATGAAGTAGAAGAAGCAAAGTATGGCAGTCAGCCATGAAATGGATGTAATACTATACACGTTCATATAGGAGATTAAGTAAAACACAGACCTTACACTGTAGTAATATGACCATAAGGAGCTGGTGAGTAAGTACGCTGTCATAAATACGGTGAAGGACACATTGGAGACATTCAGGGATATCAAGATCCTGTTCAGTGGAGCAATAGTTGTCCTTTGGAAACCAGCAAGACAAAGAGAAATGATTATGAAGATACTGGAGGACAAGTCAGAAATAActtcaagaagaagaagaacagaaAGAAAAAACTCTATTTTAGAATTACTCATGTCAAGACTTGTAAGGTCGTTGTCCAGAGTCATCCAAGGTATAAAGCAAGTGCTAAAATCTTAATTGCAGAAAAGGCTGACCTTCAACTAAGATCAAATTGATATTCTGATGAGCCAATTACAGTATGGTCTGATATCATCTTAAGCAATAAAACCCAGTAAAAATAATTGTTCTAAACTAATTCAGagcaaaaagaaaaatctaagttTAATCAAAAGCccatgcagatgatgttcctTCAGTAAATTTCCATGTTCTagtgtaaatgcagctctggctTAGAGAAGGATGTGTCCTTTATTCCAGCAGCCAAAGCAATGGTCACATGATCACGTAAGCACTAATTATCTGTATACCCATCATGGCCGCCCCGATGTGTTACTTTTCATATATGCAAACTCTGTATGTTCAGAATGATTCACGATATTTCAGCAGCACGGTACATCGAGCTCTTCTACTATGTTCACCCTTTCATTGGTACAAATatatgcagggccggcgtcagcgcacggcatagtcgggcaagtgccggggcccacagagcctctgggggccccccggcacttgcctgtcacaatttcagctcatcggcgtccgtccgccgatgagctgaaatacatacgcgatgcaggagctgtgagatcagctcctgctttaaagctccggccccggcttgcgtgtgtaggcgcgatgacgtcatcgcatcacgcctacacacgcaagccggtccggagctaagcaggagctgaactcacagctcctgcatcgcgtatgtgactagaGAGGAGCAttgggggaacgagggaaggtgagtgatagaaggtgagtgatgtaagtgtttgttttgtattacattacatattaaggtgaaacataatgaagggggcccatgaaactggggggcaaatgaaggggagggggggaacggcatgacactggggaagatgaatgggatggggagagaacggcatgaaactggggacagagatggagggggcccaaagaaactgggggggcaaatgaaggggaggggggaacagcatgacactggggcagatggagggggggagaacagcatgacactggggcagatggagggggggagaacagcatgacactggggcagatggagggggtggggagagaacggcatggaactggggacagagatggagggggcccaatgaaactgagggggcaaatgaagggggggaggacggcatgacactggggcagagacgggggacattaaactgtgggcagatgaagggggagaacgtgatgaaactggggacagagatggaggggggacatgaaactgggggcagaggaagggtgtatatgaaactgggggagagatggagggggggcatataatttgcgggtgactgtaggaggattatactgtgtgggagcacataataaatgaatgagaatgggtggaatcaacataaaagtgggtggaactaaatttgccgcggcgcacagagcgcgccgcacattttgcccctctttctactctttaaaagattgggaggtatggcgttggtgacgccacactcctgcatgacgtcactcgcttcatctgcaacgcacagtgtctcgactcccccacctcctttacaagagggcccactgaggctctgtcgcccaagggcccataaaaacctggagccggccctgaataTATGCCACACCATATCAAAAAGTATGTTGtaagaaattaaaaatgaaaatctgAATTTTCATGAAACACATCGACCCCTAAATAAAGTCACCAGTTGGGGGTTTAGGGACTTTTCTAGAAATTCAATTTATTTAGACAATGTTTTATTCTAGAAATGTATTTCTACTGTTAAAGACCATAGGGATGCAATGGatttgcactcactattctactagtgcagtgagggggcattcacacttgtgcccataTCCGCCCGCCCGGTCTCCATCCTATTGCATAGGGATGGCTTCTCGGCagttagttttaaaacccattcatttgaataggtttttaaagcaaaccgccagtgtccatatgcagcctctccacggggaaacagttttttctggacggacacaaagtcctgcatgtccgactttgtgtccgtgaaaAAAATTGGTTCCCtccggagaggctgcatatggacactggtggtttgctttaaaaacctattcgaattaatgggttttaaaactgaccgccgggaagtcATCCCCTATGCCAATtcctggggaataggacggagacccggtgGGCGGacatgggtgcaagtgtgaacatctCTTCACTATGTACATTTCTGATATTAGAGATCCTGTATTTATTTTGAGCTACAGCCTAATACCAGAAGGCTCCAGACCAGCAATCTGacaaaacttctgcttttatagagcTGCTCCTACTTCATGATTATTCAAGGGCATTTGATTAATAGACTTGACTGGTACTACTCTCTCATTTCCTATGGAAGCATTGAAGGTATATTTACATTTTGGACTTGTTCTGTTAAGTAAATAATGCCATGGAGTAATTTGTTGTCTATTATTCATCTGAGGTTAGATTTACCTAATTTTACCTAAGAACTAGATTTGATGACcatgtatatttttattatacaatagAACTTAGTGATGGCCATGGGTTGTTCATATGGAAAAGGTTACAATTGTGAAACATGAAAATGACTTCTGTTTTGCATCACCTTTGTTTATGTTTCCCTCCCTGGAGAAATTGGAGATATTGGGAATTTGAATGAAGTCAAATCCAAGCTTTCCCTCAGTTTTCTACGTTCAGAGATAAAAACATACACAAAAAAATACACAGTGAATTTTTCTTTTATAGAATTGAGTGTAAAAAAGATACATAAAGGCAAGACTCCACATATAAGATAAGAAGCTCCCATTGGATTTGGATTGAAGAACCATTTTTGAGCTAAAATTGAAGGGAAACAAGAGTGAGATGAATCCTGACAATAGTCACATGGTCTTGGCTCCCGTCATTGTTATAATCCTGGAGTTGATAGCCGGACTGtttttgaatgtttttattttagcCATAATCTTCTATGACTTCTACAGACAGAAAAACCTGAGCACCAGCAATAAAATCATGAGTTGCCTCATTGTTTCGAATGTGAGTTACAACATCTTCATATCTGCTGGCTTACTGGATGAGTTTATTGGCCTTCAAGCCTCATTGACTATTTACTTGTCTTTGTTGTACACCACCTTACTGCTCTATAGTGTCGGCTCCTGTTCCTGGTTCACGGCTCTCCTCGGAGTCTTCTACTACTTAAAAATATCACAGGCCAG
This region of Leptodactylus fuscus isolate aLepFus1 chromosome 8, aLepFus1.hap2, whole genome shotgun sequence genomic DNA includes:
- the LOC142217200 gene encoding taste receptor type 2 member 40-like, whose translation is MTLDNDLTSLDMSNSKIEFFLSVLLLLEVISDLSSSIFIIISLCLAGFQRTTIAPLNRILISLNVSNVSFTVFMTAYLLTSSLWSYYYSVRSVFYLISYMNVYSITSISWLTAILCFFYFMKIIPSRPGVLMNIKNKIGSFILQLILMAETISVVVSFLSLQSPDEKNSTMIEVETQETRRQRLYFTSITLFLNGLPFMVIILTTLSSAWVLRMYNSQMKKNNGTLANSNVKDYRSAVQTMTGLLIFYLFVIIAVIISALEIFPERSEGYWICVMFLLSFPTGQSIFIIYGNPKLKHNLKELFSALSCRDSGE